The following are from one region of the Mesorhizobium sp. B2-8-5 genome:
- a CDS encoding protein-L-isoaspartate O-methyltransferase family protein yields the protein MAKPDEARRFYARLMAAQARSSDPRIEEVFASVLREAFLGPGPWTVFAGEGRFETPSADPTYIYQNVLVVLDADKGINNGEPLLHAMWLGKVGPKPGEHVTHIGAGTGYYTALLARLVQPGGGVTAFELEAGLAARAKANLAAYGNVEIVQADAVANPLPPSDVIYVNAGVVAPPAAWLKALTPGGRMIFPWRPSETVGLAVLITRLENGFVCRPFMGSWFIPCVGASIAKPAAKIPTRERAARTRSIWLREDKAPDRTATAVFGDVWFSSRTVRAESTR from the coding sequence ATGGCCAAACCGGACGAAGCCCGCAGATTCTACGCCAGGCTGATGGCCGCGCAGGCCCGGTCGTCCGATCCGCGCATCGAGGAGGTATTCGCCTCGGTGCTGCGCGAGGCTTTCCTGGGTCCGGGACCATGGACTGTTTTTGCCGGCGAGGGCCGGTTCGAGACGCCGAGCGCCGATCCAACCTATATCTACCAGAACGTGCTTGTCGTGCTCGATGCCGACAAAGGCATCAACAATGGCGAGCCGCTTCTGCATGCCATGTGGCTCGGCAAGGTCGGGCCGAAGCCAGGCGAGCACGTCACCCATATCGGCGCCGGCACCGGCTATTACACGGCATTGCTGGCGAGGCTGGTCCAGCCGGGCGGCGGCGTCACCGCCTTCGAGTTGGAGGCTGGTCTCGCCGCGCGCGCCAAAGCGAACCTTGCGGCTTACGGCAACGTCGAAATTGTCCAAGCCGATGCCGTCGCCAATCCATTGCCGCCGTCCGACGTCATCTACGTCAATGCCGGCGTCGTCGCTCCGCCCGCCGCGTGGCTGAAAGCGTTGACGCCCGGCGGCCGCATGATCTTTCCGTGGCGCCCGTCCGAAACCGTCGGCCTCGCGGTCCTCATAACACGCCTGGAAAACGGCTTTGTTTGCCGACCGTTCATGGGCTCCTGGTTCATACCTTGCGTCGGCGCCTCCATTGCCAAGCCGGCCGCGAAAATACCGACCCGCGAGCGCGCCGCGCGCACCCGGTCGATCTGGCTGAGGGAGGACAAAGCGCCGGACCGGACGGCAACCGCCGTATTCGGCGACGTCTGGTTCTCATCTCGCACGGTCCGCGCCGAGAGCACGCGATAG
- a CDS encoding glutathione S-transferase family protein, whose protein sequence is MIPTITAFERSPDGGRGLARDMHVRWALEEVGQPYDVRLVSFDAMKRPAHLAINPFGSIPTYEEGDLALFESGAIVLHIAVRHPGLMPEDANARARAIAWMFAAFSTVEQPILDRTTAVILEREAAWHDQRLPLVDDRIRKRLAELSRHLGDSDWLDGAFSAGDLVMVGVLRRLQRSGLLNEFPNVAAYVARGEARPAFKRAFDAQLAVAMAASNG, encoded by the coding sequence ATGATCCCCACCATTACCGCCTTTGAACGCTCGCCCGATGGCGGCAGGGGGCTGGCGCGCGACATGCACGTGCGCTGGGCGCTCGAGGAAGTCGGCCAGCCTTATGACGTTCGCCTTGTTTCGTTCGATGCGATGAAGCGACCCGCACATCTTGCGATCAACCCCTTCGGCAGCATCCCGACCTATGAAGAAGGCGATCTCGCTCTGTTCGAGTCAGGCGCCATCGTCCTTCACATCGCGGTTCGTCACCCCGGCCTGATGCCCGAGGATGCGAACGCGCGGGCGCGCGCGATCGCCTGGATGTTCGCAGCCTTCAGCACCGTGGAGCAACCGATCCTCGATCGCACGACAGCCGTGATCCTGGAGCGCGAAGCGGCGTGGCACGACCAGCGCCTGCCTTTGGTCGATGACCGGATCCGCAAGCGGCTGGCCGAGCTCTCCCGCCATCTCGGCGATAGCGACTGGCTCGACGGCGCGTTCAGCGCCGGAGACCTCGTCATGGTAGGCGTGCTGCGCCGGCTGCAGCGATCGGGGTTGCTGAACGAATTCCCGAACGTTGCCGCCTATGTCGCCCGCGGCGAGGCGCGGCCGGCCTTCAAGCGTGCATTCGACGCGCAGTTGGCGGTCGCCATGGCCGCGTCGAACGGCTGA
- a CDS encoding LysR family transcriptional regulator encodes MIRDLDMTLIRTFVTTADKASMTAAANALHLTQGAVSQQVKRLEEVLGQSLFERDRRGLKLTRSGERLLDRARRLLQLNDEILAEIRGRAVAGQVRIGVPYDLVGTLLAPALKAYAEAYPQVEISLVCASSPELAAALAAGTIDLAVIEERVGPTAGECLLVDRLVWVGARGGTARLKRPLPVSIVADTCAFRPAVLAALGEHGLDWRTVFENGNIDATTATVRSDLAVTTWLASTVPADLDILSDAGLPALPNFSVNLHMPKHATQPAAQAFASHIREGLSRYRQAA; translated from the coding sequence ATGATCCGCGATCTCGACATGACTCTCATCCGCACCTTCGTCACGACGGCCGACAAGGCCAGCATGACAGCGGCGGCCAATGCGCTTCACCTGACGCAAGGCGCCGTCAGCCAGCAGGTCAAGCGGCTTGAAGAGGTGCTCGGTCAGAGCCTGTTCGAGCGTGATCGCCGCGGCCTCAAGCTGACGCGATCCGGCGAGCGGCTGCTCGACAGGGCCAGGCGCCTGCTGCAGCTCAACGACGAGATCCTTGCCGAAATCAGGGGCAGGGCGGTTGCCGGGCAGGTGCGGATCGGCGTGCCTTACGATCTCGTCGGCACGCTGCTCGCGCCCGCGCTGAAGGCCTATGCCGAAGCCTATCCGCAGGTGGAGATTTCGCTGGTTTGCGCGTCCTCGCCGGAACTCGCGGCGGCCCTGGCGGCGGGCACGATCGACCTTGCCGTCATCGAGGAGCGCGTCGGTCCGACCGCCGGCGAATGCCTGCTCGTCGACCGGCTGGTCTGGGTCGGCGCCAGAGGCGGGACGGCACGCCTGAAGCGGCCGCTGCCGGTTTCGATCGTCGCCGACACCTGCGCCTTCCGGCCGGCGGTGCTGGCAGCGCTTGGCGAGCACGGGCTCGATTGGCGCACCGTGTTCGAGAACGGCAACATCGACGCAACGACCGCGACGGTGCGGTCGGATCTTGCCGTGACCACCTGGCTTGCCTCGACGGTTCCGGCCGATCTCGACATCCTGTCCGATGCCGGGCTTCCGGCGCTGCCGAATTTCTCCGTCAACCTGCATATGCCCAAACATGCCACCCAACCGGCCGCGCAGGCTTTTGCCAGCCATATCCGCGAGGGCCTTTCACGCTATCGCCAGGCAGCGTGA
- a CDS encoding dihydrofolate reductase family protein, which yields MRKIIAATFVSLDGVMQAPGGPEEDPVGGFKFGGWTFHYFDEVGSAAMEELFSKPFALLLGRRTYDIFAAHWPYQNDPIADVFNPAVKYVATHRPDSLTWQNTQSLGPDIVARLKELKQEDGPDLLIQGSGNLTQTLLANGLIDEIRLMTFPLVLGKGKRLFGDSAMPAAFKLVKSQASATGVIIAIYERAGEIRTGSFAQQEPSKAELERRRNWK from the coding sequence ATGCGCAAGATCATCGCCGCCACATTCGTAAGCCTCGACGGCGTCATGCAGGCGCCGGGCGGGCCGGAAGAGGATCCGGTCGGCGGTTTCAAGTTCGGCGGCTGGACCTTCCATTACTTCGACGAAGTGGGGAGCGCGGCAATGGAGGAACTGTTCTCCAAACCCTTCGCCTTGCTGCTCGGCCGCAGAACCTATGACATCTTCGCCGCGCACTGGCCGTATCAGAACGATCCGATCGCGGATGTCTTCAACCCCGCGGTCAAATATGTGGCCACGCACCGGCCGGATTCGCTGACCTGGCAGAACACCCAGTCGCTCGGGCCCGATATCGTTGCCAGGCTTAAGGAACTCAAGCAGGAAGACGGACCGGACCTGCTCATCCAGGGATCGGGCAATCTGACCCAGACCTTGCTCGCCAACGGGCTGATCGACGAGATCCGGCTGATGACCTTCCCGCTGGTCCTGGGCAAGGGCAAGCGGCTGTTCGGCGACAGCGCGATGCCGGCGGCGTTCAAGCTCGTCAAATCGCAAGCTTCCGCCACCGGCGTCATCATAGCGATCTATGAGCGCGCCGGCGAAATCCGCACGGGCTCGTTTGCTCAGCAGGAGCCTTCCAAAGCCGAACTCGAACGGCGCAGGAACTGGAAGTAA